Proteins encoded in a region of the Dorea longicatena genome:
- a CDS encoding ArdC-like ssDNA-binding domain-containing protein, whose amino-acid sequence MDLTKFLGQDTQEQSTQRLSKEEYAAQKKQEREEIWGMIDGKAQEVFQNGDSLKGFLDFMGQCKPQRTDNLFLLYAQNPEIRQVKTFEKWKEEGKVVKTGSKGYNFIVGQEYEKDGVIQQGYSIQKAYDISQIRTKQPEEAEPKPMDQLMEALLTDSEVRIQIADHLPDKVQAQYIPNKRTIYVRNGMSENATFHSISRELACASLDHHDGSYSRAGVSAQAYCAAYVTAQKYGVDVSGFSFDKVCQMQAFGQKDPKELRSFIQDVKSAAYSIGKQVDRNLGKSEQEFMTDEFAIPEEKTEKPAKSKKSPER is encoded by the coding sequence ATGGACCTGACAAAATTTTTAGGGCAGGACACGCAGGAGCAGTCCACCCAGCGGTTATCGAAAGAAGAATATGCCGCACAGAAAAAGCAGGAGAGGGAAGAAATCTGGGGTATGATCGATGGAAAGGCACAGGAGGTCTTCCAGAATGGGGACTCCTTAAAAGGATTCCTTGATTTTATGGGACAGTGCAAGCCGCAGAGGACAGACAACCTGTTCCTGCTTTATGCACAGAATCCGGAGATCCGGCAGGTCAAGACCTTTGAAAAATGGAAGGAAGAAGGTAAGGTAGTCAAGACCGGAAGCAAGGGATACAACTTCATTGTCGGACAGGAATATGAAAAGGACGGTGTCATCCAGCAGGGGTACTCCATCCAGAAAGCCTATGACATCAGCCAGATCCGTACCAAGCAGCCGGAAGAGGCAGAGCCAAAGCCGATGGACCAGCTGATGGAAGCACTGCTGACCGACAGCGAGGTACGGATTCAGATTGCAGACCACCTGCCGGATAAGGTACAGGCACAGTATATCCCGAACAAGCGGACGATCTATGTCCGAAATGGCATGAGCGAAAATGCAACGTTCCATTCCATCAGCCGGGAGCTGGCCTGTGCATCCCTTGACCATCACGATGGAAGCTACAGCCGGGCAGGGGTATCGGCACAGGCCTATTGTGCGGCGTATGTGACAGCACAGAAATACGGCGTGGATGTCTCCGGTTTTTCCTTTGACAAGGTATGCCAGATGCAGGCATTCGGACAGAAAGATCCGAAAGAACTCCGCTCCTTTATCCAGGATGTAAAGAGTGCAGCCTATTCCATTGGCAAGCAGGTAGACCGCAACCTTGGCAAAAGCGAGCAGGAATTTATGACCGATGAATTTGCCATCCCGGAGGAAAAAACGGAGAAACCTGCCAAGAGTAAAAAGTCCCCGGAACGCTGA
- a CDS encoding PcfB family protein gives MNYGGDAADQIVRYSLDGVDHGLRLSGTLAKHLAVFVAAVLKDQKKTRGRTRMVRMLKENKPLKFFTVPSDRLREFCSEGRKRGLLYVIIRDKKNPEMSEVMVFADDAAKVNRVMDKMNLDFVRSEVGEAVHEVTAGMEAPETEAVQETVQMPEGEVQFEISDLDEAFQVGDMDFSEGEKNQNHPEKEFSELENFIPVQEEGEENLSGSSLHSRNISTGQENGTDGAKPREQERPSVRRELENIKREKAEESQKKSREKNRGPKKTQKKARNKRKVKAR, from the coding sequence ATGAATTATGGAGGCGATGCGGCGGACCAGATCGTCCGGTATTCGCTGGACGGCGTGGACCACGGGCTCAGGCTTTCGGGTACGCTGGCAAAGCATCTGGCGGTATTTGTTGCCGCCGTATTAAAAGACCAGAAGAAAACGAGGGGCAGAACCCGGATGGTGCGGATGTTAAAGGAGAACAAGCCATTGAAGTTCTTTACCGTGCCGTCCGACCGCCTGAGAGAATTCTGCAGTGAGGGCAGGAAACGGGGACTGCTCTATGTGATCATCCGGGATAAAAAGAACCCGGAGATGAGCGAGGTCATGGTCTTTGCGGATGACGCAGCCAAAGTCAACCGTGTCATGGATAAGATGAACCTTGATTTTGTAAGAAGCGAAGTCGGGGAAGCTGTCCATGAGGTAACTGCCGGAATGGAAGCACCGGAAACCGAAGCAGTACAGGAAACCGTACAGATGCCGGAGGGCGAGGTGCAGTTCGAGATCAGCGATCTGGACGAAGCATTCCAGGTCGGTGATATGGATTTTTCGGAAGGGGAAAAGAATCAGAACCACCCCGAAAAGGAGTTTTCTGAACTGGAAAATTTTATCCCGGTGCAGGAAGAGGGGGAAGAGAATCTGTCCGGCTCTTCCTTGCACAGCAGAAATATTTCTACCGGGCAGGAAAACGGGACTGATGGAGCAAAGCCAAGGGAACAGGAGCGTCCCAGTGTCCGCCGGGAGCTGGAGAACATCAAACGGGAGAAAGCAGAGGAATCCCAGAAGAAGAGCCGGGAAAAGAACCGTGGACCAAAGAAAACGCAGAAGAAAGCGAGAAATAAACGAAAGGTGAAAGCGAGGTAG
- a CDS encoding relaxase/mobilization nuclease domain-containing protein, translated as MAYTSIIPVSRLDNSITYIRNKDKTTKKGQSAGSLEEAIDYAMNRDKTERSIFEDAIGCVCETAYQDMVATKKRYHKMDGVQGFHLVQSFAKGEVTPELAHRIGMELAKRLLQGKYEAVITTHLNTEHYHNHIVFNSVSMEDGKKYHSNSRSYYEDVRKASDALCLKYGLSVIEPKNGKGKSYAQWMAEQDGKPTWRTSIRLDIRDAVAESFTWKQFLDQMKQRGYQWKLNRKYIALKAPGMERYIRLRSLGKNYSEEGIRQWILQPKSRTPAGKEGASRPPKKKLKGIQALYYSYLYQMGVLKQKPKRISPVLRADIRKLDARIEQMEFLQKHQITTREELLVYRIPLEEQVQALTKERKRLYRSEPDSARIGQITEELKPLRKDIRLCIRIEQQSREMEEKMRLAEQIQRQAEQEEQTEKNRQPRTESR; from the coding sequence ATGGCATACACCAGTATCATCCCGGTCAGCCGTCTGGACAATTCCATCACGTACATCCGAAACAAGGATAAGACCACAAAAAAAGGGCAAAGTGCCGGCTCTCTGGAAGAAGCCATTGATTACGCCATGAACCGGGACAAGACGGAGCGTTCCATTTTTGAGGATGCCATCGGCTGTGTCTGTGAGACTGCCTATCAAGATATGGTAGCTACAAAGAAACGATACCACAAGATGGACGGGGTGCAGGGCTTCCATCTGGTGCAGAGCTTTGCCAAAGGGGAAGTCACCCCAGAGCTGGCCCACCGGATCGGCATGGAGCTGGCAAAAAGGCTCCTGCAGGGAAAATACGAAGCAGTGATCACTACCCATCTGAACACGGAGCATTACCATAACCACATTGTGTTTAATTCCGTGAGCATGGAAGATGGGAAAAAATATCACAGCAACAGCAGGAGTTACTACGAAGATGTGCGGAAAGCTTCGGATGCCTTATGCCTGAAATACGGCTTATCCGTCATCGAGCCGAAAAACGGCAAGGGGAAATCCTACGCCCAGTGGATGGCAGAACAGGACGGAAAGCCGACCTGGAGAACCTCGATCCGTCTGGATATCCGGGATGCAGTGGCAGAGAGCTTCACATGGAAACAGTTCCTGGATCAGATGAAGCAGAGGGGATACCAGTGGAAGCTGAACCGGAAGTACATTGCATTAAAAGCACCGGGAATGGAACGGTATATCCGTCTGCGGAGCCTTGGGAAGAATTATTCGGAAGAGGGCATCCGACAGTGGATCTTGCAGCCAAAGAGCAGGACACCTGCTGGAAAAGAAGGAGCTTCCCGACCCCCGAAAAAGAAGTTAAAAGGGATACAGGCCCTGTACTATTCCTATCTGTACCAGATGGGTGTTCTGAAGCAGAAACCCAAAAGGATCTCCCCGGTGCTCCGGGCAGATATCCGGAAACTGGATGCCAGGATCGAGCAGATGGAATTTCTCCAGAAGCATCAGATCACCACCCGTGAAGAGCTGCTTGTCTACCGAATTCCATTGGAAGAACAGGTGCAGGCACTCACCAAAGAACGGAAGCGGCTCTACCGGAGCGAACCGGACAGTGCCAGGATCGGTCAGATCACCGAAGAACTAAAGCCGCTTCGGAAGGATATCCGCCTTTGTATCCGGATCGAACAGCAGTCCAGAGAGATGGAAGAAAAGATGCGTCTGGCAGAGCAGATCCAGAGGCAGGCAGAACAGGAAGAGCAGACGGAGAAAAACAGACAACCGAGAACAGAAAGCAGGTGA
- a CDS encoding plasmid mobilization protein gives MRKRNHVIPVRLNAKELRFLEEQVEKSGLSREEYIRSLVMGGEVRARPCEHHTELLRKISGLCNNANQLAHVANGCGMAGEESIREMLRMTKETWRLVKEEW, from the coding sequence ATGAGAAAAAGAAACCATGTGATACCAGTCCGCCTCAATGCGAAGGAGCTGCGTTTTCTGGAAGAGCAGGTAGAGAAAAGCGGCCTGTCCCGTGAGGAATATATCCGTTCCCTTGTCATGGGCGGCGAAGTCCGGGCAAGACCCTGTGAGCATCATACGGAGCTTTTGCGGAAAATATCCGGTCTGTGCAACAATGCCAACCAGCTTGCCCATGTAGCTAACGGCTGTGGGATGGCCGGGGAAGAGAGCATCCGGGAAATGCTCCGCATGACAAAAGAAACATGGAGGCTGGTCAAAGAGGAATGGTAG
- a CDS encoding DUF3789 domain-containing protein, whose amino-acid sequence MLGFILGTMTGGVMGIFAMCLFIAGKREDEALERCRMKRKEIIDHGVCICFVNSQGEELFRLADGESLVQNAPNGERNVSTCHYLDADSAMIDGKKWNLLEFAKEMEKRGIMFAPMVLCQVSERG is encoded by the coding sequence ATGTTGGGATTTATACTTGGCACAATGACCGGAGGAGTAATGGGAATTTTTGCAATGTGTCTTTTCATAGCTGGGAAGCGTGAGGATGAGGCACTGGAGCGGTGCCGGATGAAACGGAAGGAGATCATCGACCACGGCGTGTGCATCTGTTTTGTAAACAGCCAGGGAGAGGAACTATTCCGTCTGGCAGACGGAGAAAGCCTTGTGCAGAATGCCCCAAATGGAGAGCGGAATGTATCCACCTGCCATTATCTGGATGCCGATTCTGCCATGATCGATGGGAAGAAATGGAACCTTCTGGAATTTGCAAAAGAGATGGAAAAGAGAGGGATCATGTTCGCCCCGATGGTGCTGTGCCAGGTATCGGAAAGGGGGTGA
- a CDS encoding DNA-methyltransferase: protein MGNTLKLEDLLKPDCVPDESAGGENWRILHGDTLKLVKGFQPGIFDAVITDPPYASGGTKQNERNRTTNQKYSSMKAENALPDFDGDNKDQRSWTHWMAEWLYDVRKACKRGAPICLFIDWRQYPSITDALQWAGWIWRGTAVWDKGNSRPQKGRFRQQAEYIVWGSNGPMPINRPVSCLPGVFRYGNPQNRIHVTEKPLQLMKDVIQICEPGGLILDPFAGAGTTILAAAESGFQAVGIEVTDAYYKLGSDRVRIALEAGEEAENKEPQ from the coding sequence ATGGGAAATACCCTGAAACTTGAAGATCTTTTAAAACCGGACTGTGTGCCGGATGAGTCTGCCGGAGGGGAGAACTGGCGTATCCTGCATGGAGATACCTTAAAACTGGTCAAAGGATTCCAGCCGGGGATCTTTGATGCAGTTATAACCGATCCGCCCTATGCGTCCGGGGGAACCAAGCAGAACGAACGCAACCGAACTACCAACCAGAAGTACAGCAGCATGAAAGCAGAAAATGCCCTGCCGGATTTTGATGGGGATAATAAAGACCAGCGTTCCTGGACCCACTGGATGGCAGAATGGCTGTACGATGTGCGGAAAGCCTGCAAGAGAGGGGCTCCGATCTGCCTCTTTATTGACTGGAGACAGTACCCGTCCATCACCGATGCCCTCCAGTGGGCAGGGTGGATCTGGAGAGGGACTGCCGTCTGGGACAAGGGGAACTCTCGTCCGCAGAAAGGCAGATTCCGCCAGCAGGCAGAATATATTGTATGGGGAAGCAACGGACCGATGCCGATCAACCGCCCGGTGTCCTGCCTTCCGGGTGTGTTCCGTTATGGGAATCCCCAGAACCGCATCCATGTGACAGAAAAGCCGCTCCAGCTGATGAAGGATGTCATCCAGATCTGTGAGCCGGGCGGCCTGATCTTAGACCCGTTTGCCGGAGCTGGTACTACCATCCTTGCGGCGGCAGAGTCGGGGTTTCAGGCAGTCGGCATTGAAGTGACCGATGCGTATTATAAGCTGGGAAGCGACCGTGTCCGCATTGCACTGGAAGCTGGGGAAGAAGCGGAAAACAAAGAACCACAGTAG
- a CDS encoding DUF3991 domain-containing protein, which translates to MPWIPEEEIKRAREITAIEYLKKYQPNRLKKSSARNEWELTDHDSFKINEQTSQWHWKSRDIGGTSALNFLIHVDGCSFLEAVQMLKDEYPTYIPPPVEAKPKKPFVLPTASPDCRRVFRYLKERGISGEVLQRCVHLEILYESLPYHNAVFIGRDENQVARYAFLRGIYDASGKSFKMEQAGSEKAYAFCVPAKSGCRRVAVYEACVDVLAHMTLEQRQGSRDKYRLELGGISAPKEGQSQRSMKKPQALEHFLSQHPEITEIEVCTDNDFAGRWACEHIRKAYEGSYRIIENLPEIEGADWADMAKMAARTPEKRQNREAR; encoded by the coding sequence ATGCCGTGGATTCCGGAAGAAGAAATCAAACGTGCAAGGGAGATCACCGCCATTGAATACCTGAAGAAATATCAGCCAAACCGTCTGAAAAAATCTTCAGCCAGAAATGAATGGGAGCTGACAGACCACGACAGCTTTAAGATTAACGAGCAGACCAGCCAGTGGCACTGGAAATCCAGAGATATCGGGGGCACCAGTGCTTTAAATTTCCTGATTCATGTAGACGGGTGTTCTTTTCTGGAGGCAGTGCAAATGCTGAAAGATGAGTATCCCACCTATATCCCTCCTCCAGTGGAAGCAAAGCCAAAGAAGCCATTTGTCCTGCCTACGGCCAGCCCAGACTGCCGCAGGGTGTTCCGCTATCTGAAAGAGCGGGGCATCAGTGGCGAGGTCTTACAGCGGTGTGTTCATTTGGAAATCTTATATGAGAGTCTGCCCTACCACAATGCCGTGTTCATAGGACGGGATGAAAACCAGGTGGCAAGATATGCTTTCCTGCGTGGGATTTACGATGCCAGCGGAAAGTCTTTTAAGATGGAACAGGCCGGAAGTGAAAAGGCATACGCTTTTTGTGTTCCGGCGAAATCGGGATGCAGACGGGTTGCTGTTTATGAAGCCTGTGTGGATGTGCTTGCCCACATGACATTGGAACAGAGACAGGGAAGCCGGGATAAGTACCGTCTGGAGCTTGGCGGGATCAGCGCACCAAAAGAAGGGCAGAGCCAGCGGAGCATGAAAAAGCCGCAGGCATTGGAACATTTTCTGTCCCAGCACCCGGAGATCACCGAGATCGAAGTGTGTACCGACAATGACTTTGCCGGACGGTGGGCGTGTGAACATATCCGAAAAGCCTACGAGGGAAGCTATCGGATCATCGAGAACCTGCCGGAAATCGAAGGGGCAGACTGGGCAGACATGGCAAAAATGGCTGCCCGTACACCGGAGAAACGGCAGAATAGGGAAGCGAGGTGA
- the metK gene encoding methionine adenosyltransferase, whose amino-acid sequence MKRFYTAESVTEGHPDKLCDLIADSILDACLKEDENSRVACEVLATKRNIIVAGEITSRFEPQVFEIIKKVLESAGYEAEEIHMDALIHKQSPDIAGAVERSRERRAGTVSVQSGLASGAGDQGIMIGYACDETPQLMPMPVVLANRIVRELSASRRSGYITGILPDGKAQVTVEYEDDRPARLDTVIVSCQHEKEKSLRKLEHEIREKVLRPALRMLPPDEDTKILINPSGRFVCGGLDADTGLTGRKLMVDTYGSLVPHGGGAFSGKDCSKVDRSGAYMARYIAKNMVAAGLASRCQVSLAYAIGVAQPVMVQVDTFGTGKICADDCLAAAIPLVFGLTPSQICDTLHLKRPIYRQSAVFGHFGRKEFPWEKTDKAEQLRDTVM is encoded by the coding sequence ATGAAACGATTTTATACAGCAGAATCCGTAACAGAAGGACATCCGGATAAGCTCTGCGACCTGATCGCAGACAGCATTCTGGACGCGTGTCTGAAAGAGGACGAAAATTCCAGAGTGGCCTGCGAGGTGCTGGCGACCAAAAGGAACATCATTGTGGCAGGAGAAATCACCAGCCGATTTGAGCCACAGGTGTTTGAAATCATCAAAAAGGTGCTGGAGAGTGCAGGCTATGAAGCAGAGGAAATCCACATGGATGCCCTCATCCACAAACAGAGTCCGGATATCGCCGGGGCAGTGGAGAGATCCAGAGAACGAAGGGCAGGGACTGTTTCTGTTCAGAGCGGACTTGCCAGCGGTGCCGGGGATCAGGGCATCATGATTGGTTACGCCTGCGATGAGACACCGCAGCTTATGCCGATGCCAGTGGTTCTGGCGAACCGCATTGTAAGGGAACTGTCTGCAAGCCGTAGAAGCGGATATATCACGGGAATCTTGCCAGATGGAAAGGCGCAGGTGACCGTGGAGTATGAAGATGACAGACCTGCCCGGCTGGATACCGTCATTGTGTCCTGCCAGCATGAAAAGGAAAAATCCCTTCGGAAGCTGGAGCATGAGATCCGGGAGAAAGTGTTACGCCCGGCACTCCGTATGCTGCCACCGGATGAGGATACCAAGATCCTGATTAACCCATCGGGTAGATTTGTGTGCGGAGGTCTGGATGCAGACACCGGACTGACCGGAAGGAAACTAATGGTGGATACCTACGGCAGCCTGGTACCGCATGGCGGCGGTGCATTCTCCGGGAAGGATTGTTCCAAAGTTGACCGTTCCGGGGCATACATGGCCCGTTACATCGCCAAAAACATGGTAGCTGCCGGACTTGCCAGCCGATGCCAGGTGTCCCTTGCCTATGCCATTGGGGTTGCCCAGCCAGTCATGGTGCAGGTGGATACCTTTGGAACGGGAAAGATCTGTGCGGATGACTGCCTCGCCGCAGCGATCCCTCTGGTGTTCGGGCTTACCCCAAGCCAGATCTGTGACACCCTGCACCTGAAGCGGCCAATCTACCGACAGAGTGCGGTGTTCGGGCATTTTGGAAGAAAGGAATTCCCGTGGGAGAAAACGGATAAGGCAGAGCAGCTCCGGGATACCGTGATGTAA